A region of Reichenbachiella carrageenanivorans DNA encodes the following proteins:
- a CDS encoding endonuclease domain-containing protein has protein sequence MPNNKYLKPYARKLRNNSTPEEIKLWSEVLRARGFYGLQFNRQFPIDKYIADFVCRKLHLVVELDGRSHDDKKEADRIRDETLAKLGYCTLRIAESDVMHDLNNVIRSLEAELPED, from the coding sequence ATGCCTAACAATAAATACCTTAAGCCCTATGCACGGAAGCTTAGAAACAACAGCACGCCAGAAGAAATAAAACTCTGGTCGGAGGTGCTTCGAGCGAGAGGCTTCTATGGCCTACAATTCAACAGACAATTCCCGATTGATAAATACATAGCTGACTTTGTATGTCGGAAACTTCATTTGGTTGTGGAACTGGATGGGCGATCACACGATGATAAGAAAGAGGCAGATCGAATACGAGATGAGACACTAGCGAAATTGGGTTATTGTACACTTCGAATAGCCGAATCGGATGTGATGCACGATTTGAATAATGTGATTCGGTCGTTAGAAGCTGAGTTGCCAGAGGATTGA
- a CDS encoding glycoside hydrolase family 15 protein, whose amino-acid sequence MDKRHTYDFGVIGNCAYTAHIKTDTNISWMCWPRFDSSFIFGKLIDDEKGGEFSALPAEGDFESKQYYLENTNVLCTEIECATGKYRVTDFAPRYLQHERSYKPLMLIRKIEPISDHPNIKVVCDPVGDYGKTRPERSMGSNHIRYIGLDSQVRLTTNISLSYLMNDQDFVLNETKYLILTFGPPLESDLKETAELFLNRTVNYWHKWVKTASIANFYQKAAIRSALILKIHQYEDTGAIVAATTTSLPESPGSTRNWDYRFCWMRDTFYTLNAFNNIGHFEELEKYFHYIMNITSGENDRYQPLFGIGGEKDLIEIETDLKGYQGNQPVRVGNQAYEHIQNDVYGQVLLSLLPLYYDQRILFTERYDSGDLIFKTLGLIEKTMEQTDAGLWEFRNLSQAHCYTYLFHWAGSLAAEKIAVVLKDEKMGKMAQRLGKMAKAKIEQCYSASKMGYSQAIGTERMDASCLQLINMNYLDNNSERAKLHLQAMEKDLKASNGLFYRYKHQDDFGEPETTFLICAFWYVEALACVGRVDEAVEYFDNLVGYSNHVGLLSEDVNEKDGSMWGNFPQAYSHVGLLNAAHRIAKKLDMPDFR is encoded by the coding sequence ATGGACAAAAGACACACCTATGACTTTGGCGTAATTGGCAATTGTGCTTATACCGCCCACATCAAAACGGACACCAACATCTCATGGATGTGCTGGCCCAGATTCGACAGTAGCTTTATTTTCGGCAAACTGATCGACGACGAAAAAGGAGGTGAGTTTTCGGCTCTGCCAGCCGAAGGAGATTTTGAATCCAAACAATACTATCTCGAAAATACTAATGTACTCTGCACCGAAATAGAATGTGCCACGGGCAAATATCGAGTAACGGATTTTGCGCCAAGATACCTCCAGCACGAGCGCAGCTACAAACCACTGATGCTCATCAGAAAAATAGAACCTATTTCGGATCACCCTAACATCAAAGTAGTGTGTGACCCTGTAGGCGACTATGGTAAAACTCGCCCAGAGCGCAGCATGGGTAGCAATCACATTCGCTACATCGGACTAGACTCTCAGGTACGCCTGACCACCAACATCTCGTTGAGCTACTTGATGAATGATCAGGATTTCGTGCTCAACGAAACAAAATATTTGATCCTCACTTTTGGGCCTCCACTAGAGTCGGATCTGAAAGAAACTGCTGAGCTATTCCTCAACCGTACGGTCAACTATTGGCACAAATGGGTGAAAACGGCCAGCATTGCCAATTTTTACCAAAAAGCGGCGATCCGCTCGGCATTGATTTTGAAAATTCACCAGTATGAAGATACTGGTGCCATCGTAGCGGCTACCACTACGAGTTTGCCTGAGTCGCCAGGCTCTACACGAAATTGGGATTATCGCTTCTGCTGGATGCGAGATACCTTTTATACGCTCAATGCCTTCAACAACATTGGTCACTTTGAGGAATTAGAAAAATATTTTCACTACATCATGAACATCACCAGTGGCGAAAACGATCGCTACCAACCGTTGTTTGGGATAGGTGGAGAAAAAGATTTGATCGAGATAGAAACCGACTTGAAAGGCTACCAAGGCAATCAGCCTGTACGTGTGGGCAATCAGGCCTATGAGCATATTCAGAATGATGTGTACGGTCAGGTACTCCTTTCACTTTTGCCACTGTACTATGATCAGCGGATTTTATTTACCGAAAGGTATGATTCTGGCGATTTGATTTTCAAAACACTGGGACTGATCGAAAAGACCATGGAGCAGACCGATGCGGGGCTTTGGGAGTTTAGAAACCTAAGCCAGGCGCATTGCTATACTTACCTATTTCACTGGGCGGGTAGCTTGGCAGCAGAAAAAATCGCCGTAGTACTGAAAGATGAAAAAATGGGCAAAATGGCTCAAAGGCTAGGCAAAATGGCCAAAGCTAAAATCGAGCAATGCTACAGCGCCAGCAAAATGGGCTACAGTCAGGCCATCGGCACAGAACGTATGGATGCCAGCTGTCTGCAGCTGATCAACATGAATTATCTAGACAATAATTCTGAAAGAGCCAAATTGCACTTGCAAGCGATGGAAAAAGACCTAAAAGCATCCAATGGCTTATTTTATAGGTACAAGCATCAGGATGATTTTGGCGAGCCAGAGACTACGTTCTTGATTTGTGCTTTCTGGTATGTAGAAGCGCTGGCCTGTGTAGGCCGAGTAGACGAAGCGGTAGAGTACTTCGACAATCTGGTCGGCTACTCCAACCACGTAGGACTGCTCAGCGAGGATGTAAACGAAAAGGACGGCAGCATGTGGGGCAACTTCCCGCAGGCCTATAGCCACGTAGGACTTCTCAACGCTGCACATAGAATCGCCAAGAAATTGGATATGCCGGATTTTAGGTAA
- the acs gene encoding acetate--CoA ligase, which translates to MLTKIENLSEYFLAYEKSIANPETFWERVANQFFWRKKWDRVVDYDFEKAEVKWFENAKLNITENMLERHLYTIGDKPAIIWEPNDPKEAGITLTYQQLFEKVCEFSNVLLNNGVKKGDRVIIYMPMIPEAAIAMMACARVGAVHSVVFAGFSSSALADRIINCEAKVVLTSDGNFRGAKSIPVKAVVDEALEKCTTIEKVIVVERTKTEVTMQAGRDLWWHEETAKAEKTHKAEVMDSEDMLFILYTSGSTGQPKGVVHTTGGYMVYTQFSFQNVFQYNSDDVYWCTADVGWITGHSYIVYGPLLAGATTVMFEGVPTYPDAGRFWEIIDKYQVNQFYTAPTAIRALQAYGLDPVLPYKLDSLKVLGSVGEPINEEAWHWYHDHIGKGKCPIVDTWWQTETGGIMISPLAGLTPTKPAYATLPLPGIRPVIVDAEGNELKGNGVEGNLCINFPWPSMIRTTYGDHQRCIDTYFSTYKGMYFTGDGVRRDEDGYYRIMGRVDDVINVSGHRMGTAEVENAINEHPLVVESAVVGYPHDIKGQGIYAYVICDAEGRTEGSLKEEIKATVNKIIGPIAKPDKIQLVTGLPKTRSGKIMRRILRKVAENDTSSLGDTSTLLNPEVVEEIIKGAQ; encoded by the coding sequence ATGTTGACAAAAATAGAAAACCTCAGTGAGTACTTTTTGGCTTATGAAAAAAGCATAGCCAATCCCGAAACCTTCTGGGAACGTGTAGCCAATCAATTTTTTTGGCGAAAGAAATGGGATCGTGTGGTCGATTACGATTTTGAAAAAGCAGAGGTGAAGTGGTTTGAAAATGCCAAACTCAACATCACCGAAAATATGCTGGAGCGCCATTTATACACCATTGGCGACAAGCCAGCCATCATCTGGGAACCCAACGATCCCAAAGAGGCGGGCATCACACTCACCTACCAGCAACTCTTCGAAAAAGTATGTGAGTTTTCTAATGTCCTGCTCAACAATGGCGTGAAAAAAGGCGATCGTGTGATCATCTACATGCCCATGATCCCCGAAGCAGCCATCGCCATGATGGCCTGTGCTAGAGTAGGTGCCGTGCATTCCGTAGTATTTGCGGGCTTTTCGTCCTCTGCTCTTGCAGACCGAATCATCAACTGTGAGGCCAAAGTAGTTTTGACTTCAGACGGAAACTTCCGAGGTGCTAAAAGTATTCCTGTAAAGGCCGTAGTAGACGAAGCACTAGAAAAATGCACCACCATCGAAAAAGTGATCGTGGTAGAACGAACCAAAACTGAAGTAACGATGCAAGCGGGTCGCGATCTTTGGTGGCACGAAGAAACAGCCAAGGCAGAAAAGACACACAAAGCAGAAGTAATGGACAGCGAAGACATGCTCTTTATCCTCTACACTTCTGGGTCGACTGGTCAGCCCAAAGGCGTGGTACACACAACGGGCGGCTACATGGTTTACACTCAGTTTTCATTTCAAAATGTGTTTCAATACAATAGTGACGATGTGTATTGGTGTACTGCCGATGTAGGCTGGATCACTGGGCATTCGTATATCGTATACGGGCCATTGCTCGCTGGTGCTACCACGGTCATGTTCGAAGGAGTGCCTACCTACCCAGACGCTGGGCGCTTTTGGGAAATCATAGACAAATATCAAGTCAATCAATTTTACACAGCACCTACGGCGATTAGAGCTTTGCAAGCGTATGGACTAGACCCTGTGCTACCTTATAAACTAGACTCTCTAAAAGTGCTAGGCTCTGTAGGTGAGCCGATCAACGAAGAGGCTTGGCACTGGTACCACGATCATATCGGAAAAGGCAAGTGCCCAATCGTAGATACCTGGTGGCAGACCGAAACTGGCGGCATCATGATCTCTCCCTTGGCGGGGCTTACGCCAACCAAACCGGCCTATGCTACACTACCCCTGCCAGGCATCAGGCCTGTGATCGTAGATGCAGAGGGCAACGAACTCAAAGGCAACGGCGTAGAAGGCAACCTATGTATCAACTTCCCATGGCCATCGATGATACGCACCACGTATGGGGATCACCAGCGCTGCATCGACACCTATTTTTCTACCTACAAAGGCATGTACTTTACAGGCGACGGAGTGAGGCGAGACGAAGACGGATACTACCGAATCATGGGCAGAGTAGATGACGTGATCAATGTATCTGGCCACAGAATGGGTACTGCCGAAGTAGAAAATGCCATCAACGAGCATCCTCTCGTTGTAGAATCTGCCGTGGTAGGCTATCCGCACGACATCAAAGGACAAGGCATCTATGCCTATGTAATCTGCGATGCCGAAGGACGAACCGAAGGCAGTCTGAAAGAAGAGATCAAAGCAACGGTAAACAAAATCATCGGGCCTATAGCCAAACCTGACAAAATCCAGTTGGTGACTGGTTTGCCCAAAACCCGTTCGGGTAAAATCATGCGAAGGATTTTGAGAAAGGTAGCAGAGAATGACACGTCAAGCCTTGGAGATACTTCTACTTTGCTGAACCCAGAGGTGGTGGAAGAGATTATTAAAGGGGCGCAGTGA
- a CDS encoding sensor histidine kinase, which translates to MKNITICKKTYLIIGFFFTVLLSHAQNQKEADSLLSLYKKGGLTRIDEFQILRKIAKQSTKPEERLQYAQKLIVLASEDTNYLWLHRGYMQKGSALRRQGNLDEAIAAYFQSSEAAKKIDYRAGVGGALLSIGEVYANNNDHHKGLLYRKEAIEVLRTTSDSVTLATALLNTGYGYYLIDNYDSALLLYGESGQIFEIQDVLIGKAYNLGNAGLVYAKQGKTKLAETQLSEAIVILNDLEDSYAITEFQIEMGDIYLKKRNYSSAKKYLNEALGYAIEDGLQERIRDASLKLSELYQTQGDYRKAYNYQSQYITYRDSINNDEVIRKMADLRTEYEVGQKQAEVDLKQTEVDLLNEQARNNQIVLWSVIVILVLVLCLTYALLKVYRVKVRAIRIVKQRRRIIAAQRDQLEDVNRTKDKFFSIISHDIRGPISNFQGVSQLIHMMVETDDKAGLLKLSGLLDTSSKEVSTLLDNLLEWAMSQQGRMPYKPEEIKLHELCNSNLSIMENLATAKQITLTEKVKEKVTITADKNSVSTIIRNLLSNAIKFTPEGGHVDLALSYDLNMAVLTVKDSGIGIPKEKMQHLFDFKGERSRWGTGGEKGVGLGLTLVHEFVELNKGKIEVESEEGQGTTFRVYLPLMESSI; encoded by the coding sequence ATGAAAAATATAACAATTTGTAAAAAAACCTATCTAATCATAGGTTTTTTTTTTACTGTACTATTGAGTCATGCTCAAAATCAAAAGGAAGCAGATAGTTTACTGAGCCTTTATAAAAAAGGAGGGCTTACTAGAATTGATGAATTTCAAATTTTAAGAAAAATTGCCAAGCAATCAACCAAACCTGAAGAGAGGCTTCAATATGCTCAAAAACTGATTGTATTAGCATCAGAAGACACAAACTATCTCTGGCTGCATAGAGGGTATATGCAAAAAGGAAGTGCACTGAGGCGACAAGGGAATCTTGATGAGGCTATTGCAGCCTACTTCCAAAGCTCAGAAGCTGCAAAAAAAATTGACTATAGGGCAGGAGTTGGAGGTGCATTGTTGTCAATTGGTGAGGTATATGCAAACAATAATGACCATCACAAAGGCCTTCTTTATAGAAAAGAGGCTATTGAAGTATTGAGAACAACATCTGATTCTGTTACTCTTGCTACTGCACTACTCAATACAGGTTATGGATATTATCTGATTGATAACTATGATAGTGCATTGTTACTCTACGGTGAATCTGGGCAAATTTTTGAAATCCAAGATGTGTTAATTGGCAAAGCATATAATCTAGGTAATGCCGGATTAGTTTATGCCAAACAAGGAAAAACCAAACTAGCAGAGACACAGTTGTCAGAGGCAATAGTTATATTAAATGACCTTGAGGATTCCTATGCCATCACCGAGTTTCAAATCGAGATGGGAGATATTTATCTCAAGAAAAGAAACTACTCGTCGGCAAAGAAATATTTGAACGAAGCCTTAGGCTATGCCATAGAGGACGGTCTCCAAGAAAGAATCCGAGACGCCAGCCTCAAACTTTCAGAGCTCTATCAAACTCAGGGAGACTATCGCAAAGCCTACAACTACCAAAGCCAATACATCACCTATCGAGATAGTATCAACAATGATGAAGTGATCCGAAAAATGGCCGATCTACGCACCGAATATGAGGTGGGCCAAAAACAAGCCGAAGTAGACCTGAAACAAACAGAAGTAGACCTACTCAATGAACAAGCGAGGAACAATCAGATTGTATTGTGGAGTGTGATCGTCATATTGGTATTGGTCTTATGCCTGACCTATGCGCTGCTCAAAGTCTATCGAGTAAAGGTGCGTGCGATTCGAATCGTAAAACAAAGACGACGCATCATCGCTGCACAGCGCGATCAGTTGGAAGATGTGAACCGCACGAAGGACAAATTTTTCTCCATCATCTCTCATGATATCCGAGGGCCGATCAGCAATTTTCAGGGGGTTTCTCAGCTGATCCATATGATGGTAGAAACAGACGATAAGGCTGGATTGCTCAAACTCAGCGGCCTACTCGACACGTCCTCTAAAGAGGTGTCTACCCTACTCGACAACTTGCTAGAATGGGCCATGAGTCAGCAAGGCCGCATGCCATACAAGCCTGAAGAAATCAAACTCCATGAGCTTTGCAATTCGAACCTGAGCATCATGGAGAATCTGGCTACTGCCAAGCAAATCACCCTGACCGAAAAGGTCAAAGAAAAAGTAACGATCACGGCCGATAAAAACAGTGTGTCTACGATCATCAGAAACCTATTGAGCAATGCGATCAAGTTTACCCCAGAAGGCGGCCACGTAGACTTAGCGCTTTCATACGATCTCAATATGGCGGTACTGACTGTCAAGGACTCTGGAATCGGCATACCCAAAGAAAAGATGCAACACCTCTTCGACTTCAAAGGTGAGCGCAGTCGCTGGGGTACAGGTGGTGAGAAAGGTGTCGGCCTAGGGCTCACGCTTGTCCACGAGTTCGTCGAGCTCAACAAAGGCAAGATTGAGGTCGAAAGTGAAGAGGGACAGGGTACTACTTTTAGGGTTTATTTGCCTTTGATGGAGTCTTCCATTTAA
- a CDS encoding DUF6150 family protein, which translates to MISFIITLLIWNWPVAVQGQLDPCEVYGKIYIESNPNYAHFRVYEDDSEAFADILIFEEENSLYADEVGHWSFVDDRDFADVYIYFEKDRYMADFAVYYTDYASFAGCNR; encoded by the coding sequence ATGATCTCATTTATCATAACCTTACTGATATGGAATTGGCCAGTAGCGGTACAGGGTCAATTAGATCCTTGTGAAGTCTACGGAAAAATTTATATAGAGTCTAATCCTAATTATGCTCATTTTAGAGTGTATGAGGATGATTCTGAGGCCTTTGCTGATATTCTTATTTTTGAAGAAGAGAATTCGCTGTATGCCGATGAGGTAGGTCATTGGTCTTTTGTGGATGATCGAGATTTTGCTGATGTTTACATATACTTTGAAAAAGACAGATATATGGCAGATTTCGCAGTGTATTACACCGATTACGCGTCCTTTGCCGGCTGCAACAGATAG
- a CDS encoding AIR synthase related protein — MNERYMQRGVSASKEDVHNAIKNIDKGVFPNAFCKIVPDMLAGDEAYCNIMHADGAGTKSSLAYMYWKETGDLSVWRGIAQDAVIMNTDDLLCVGAVDNILLSSTIGRNKNLIPGEVLTALIEGTEEVLQMLRDNGVDIRSTGGETADLGDLVRTVVVDSTVIGRMKRADVVTNENIQGGDVIVGLASYGQATYESEYNGGMGSNGLTSARHDVFAKKYMEKYPECFDPSVPADLIYSGSKDLLDKVEGSPLDAGKLVLSPTRTYAPIIKQMLENYRSQIHGMIHCSGGAQTKMLHFVNDVHVIKDNLFEIPPLFKLIHAESGTDWKEMYKVFNMGHRMELYVPEAIAQDLIQISESFGVPAQIIGRVESSEQTKATITTENGTFEYLK; from the coding sequence ATGAACGAAAGATACATGCAGCGAGGCGTATCCGCCTCTAAAGAAGACGTACACAATGCCATCAAAAACATCGACAAGGGCGTATTTCCAAATGCCTTTTGTAAGATCGTGCCTGATATGCTGGCAGGTGATGAGGCCTACTGCAACATCATGCACGCAGATGGCGCGGGCACCAAGTCTTCGCTGGCTTACATGTATTGGAAAGAAACGGGTGACTTGTCCGTTTGGAGAGGCATTGCTCAGGATGCGGTCATCATGAATACAGACGATCTACTTTGTGTGGGAGCAGTAGATAATATCCTCCTCTCTTCTACGATTGGTAGAAATAAAAACTTGATTCCCGGAGAAGTTCTAACGGCACTAATCGAAGGCACGGAAGAAGTCTTGCAGATGCTTCGCGACAATGGCGTGGACATTCGCTCGACGGGCGGAGAAACTGCCGACTTAGGAGATTTAGTCAGAACGGTAGTAGTAGACAGCACCGTGATCGGCCGAATGAAAAGGGCCGATGTAGTTACCAATGAAAATATCCAAGGTGGCGATGTGATCGTAGGATTGGCATCTTATGGACAAGCCACCTATGAAAGCGAATACAACGGAGGCATGGGCAGCAATGGGCTGACTTCTGCTCGTCACGATGTATTTGCCAAAAAATATATGGAGAAATACCCAGAGTGTTTCGATCCTTCGGTGCCAGCCGATTTGATCTATTCTGGATCGAAAGACTTGTTGGACAAGGTGGAAGGTTCGCCTTTGGATGCAGGCAAATTGGTACTCTCTCCTACACGTACCTATGCACCGATCATCAAGCAAATGCTTGAAAACTACCGCAGCCAGATTCATGGCATGATACACTGCAGTGGCGGTGCGCAGACCAAAATGCTACACTTTGTAAATGACGTGCATGTGATCAAAGACAACCTGTTTGAGATTCCTCCACTTTTCAAATTGATCCATGCTGAAAGCGGCACGGATTGGAAAGAAATGTATAAGGTATTCAATATGGGTCACCGTATGGAACTCTATGTTCCTGAAGCGATCGCTCAAGATTTGATTCAAATTTCAGAATCCTTTGGCGTACCTGCTCAAATCATTGGGCGAGTGGAGTCGTCAGAGCAGACCAAAGCCACCATTACTACAGAGAATGGTACATTCGAGTATTTGAAGTAA
- a CDS encoding Fic family protein, whose amino-acid sequence MRTFKSGNYQSQGSYKSFQPELINKPWQITDMELMSLLGQADRQLGRLDMYSEYVPNIELFISMHVLKEATKSSKIEGTQTNIEEALLEKSEIREEKRNDWEEVQNYISALKSAIDKLQNLPFSTRLIKHTHQILLQGVRGKHKLPGEFRSSQNWIGGATISDATFIPPTHHTIDEYMSDLEKFAHNGDFFFPDLLKIALIHYQFETIHPFLDGNGRVGRTMITLYLVEKQILKQPILYLSDFFEKNRTLYYDNLMRVREKNDLNQWFKFFLTGVIETAKSSIQTFDGILKLQREIDQNLQTLGARANNAQKVMLELYRHPMINAKQLKKLTELSLPSAYKLIDDLVQLGIIKEFTGSKRGKNYVFDQYLSLFQ is encoded by the coding sequence ATGCGAACTTTCAAATCAGGAAACTATCAAAGTCAAGGAAGCTACAAAAGTTTTCAGCCAGAGCTGATCAATAAGCCTTGGCAAATCACTGATATGGAGTTGATGAGTTTGCTCGGTCAGGCAGATAGACAACTAGGAAGATTAGACATGTACTCGGAGTACGTTCCTAATATTGAGCTTTTCATTAGCATGCATGTGCTAAAGGAGGCCACCAAATCCAGCAAAATCGAAGGCACACAAACCAATATCGAAGAAGCGCTCTTAGAGAAATCTGAAATTCGTGAAGAAAAGAGGAATGACTGGGAAGAAGTTCAAAATTACATTTCAGCACTTAAATCAGCGATTGATAAACTGCAAAATTTACCTTTTTCAACTAGGTTGATCAAACATACGCATCAAATCTTGTTGCAAGGGGTACGTGGTAAACACAAACTTCCTGGTGAATTTAGATCCAGTCAAAACTGGATTGGTGGAGCTACTATAAGCGACGCCACTTTCATTCCCCCCACCCATCATACCATTGATGAATACATGAGCGATTTGGAAAAATTTGCTCACAACGGGGATTTCTTTTTTCCTGATTTATTAAAAATCGCGCTGATTCATTATCAGTTTGAAACGATACATCCATTTTTGGATGGCAATGGGCGAGTGGGTCGAACCATGATCACGCTCTATCTCGTAGAGAAGCAAATATTAAAGCAGCCGATTCTCTATTTATCTGATTTTTTTGAAAAAAACCGAACGTTATATTATGACAACTTGATGAGGGTGCGAGAAAAGAATGATCTCAATCAGTGGTTCAAATTCTTTTTGACAGGCGTGATCGAAACGGCTAAAAGTAGTATTCAAACCTTCGACGGGATTCTCAAACTGCAACGAGAAATAGACCAAAATCTACAAACATTAGGAGCCAGAGCCAATAATGCTCAAAAAGTGATGTTGGAGCTATATCGTCATCCTATGATCAATGCCAAGCAACTCAAAAAATTGACAGAATTGTCATTGCCCTCTGCTTACAAGCTCATCGACGACCTTGTACAGCTAGGTATTATCAAAGAATTCACAGGCAGCAAACGAGGGAAAAATTATGTCTTCGATCAATACCTGAGTTTGTTTCAGTAA
- the prmA gene encoding 50S ribosomal protein L11 methyltransferase, which produces MTFTKITFQTNREFADILTAELGEMGFDTFEETDQGVDAYILTERFSESDLREMVDRYLPIAQIEYKIETIEKQNWNEEWEKNYDPIAVDTRCRVRATFHEPDDAYDHEIVITPKMSFGTGHHATTQGMLELQLDGDFEGKTVLDVGSGTGILAIMAAKLGAAYVEATDIDQWCVENGLENFALNGLNEVVYHKGAIEVLTLNKTSYDVVIANINKNVLLDEMPHYAILLEKGAKLYLSGFYEEDIPDIKKSTDSYGLLLEKSVIKDNWTALMFSKY; this is translated from the coding sequence ATGACATTTACAAAAATTACATTTCAAACCAACCGTGAATTTGCTGATATTCTCACTGCCGAACTTGGCGAGATGGGGTTTGACACTTTCGAAGAGACAGATCAAGGCGTGGATGCTTATATTTTGACTGAGCGTTTTTCAGAAAGTGATCTGAGAGAGATGGTGGATCGCTACCTGCCCATAGCACAGATCGAATACAAGATAGAAACCATAGAAAAGCAAAACTGGAATGAAGAGTGGGAGAAAAACTACGACCCTATTGCTGTGGATACACGGTGCAGGGTACGAGCCACTTTTCACGAGCCAGATGATGCTTATGATCATGAGATAGTGATTACGCCCAAAATGTCTTTTGGCACGGGGCATCATGCCACTACTCAAGGCATGCTGGAGCTACAGCTCGATGGAGATTTTGAAGGCAAGACAGTGCTAGACGTAGGATCTGGTACGGGTATATTGGCGATCATGGCGGCCAAACTGGGCGCAGCGTATGTGGAAGCCACAGATATAGACCAGTGGTGTGTAGAAAACGGCTTGGAGAATTTTGCCCTCAATGGGCTAAATGAGGTGGTCTATCATAAAGGTGCGATCGAAGTGCTCACACTCAATAAAACGAGCTACGACGTGGTGATAGCCAACATCAACAAGAACGTGCTGCTGGATGAAATGCCACATTATGCAATCCTTTTAGAAAAAGGAGCCAAGTTGTATTTGAGTGGCTTTTATGAAGAAGATATCCCTGATATAAAAAAGAGTACCGACTCATATGGTCTTTTGCTAGAAAAGTCAGTAATAAAAGATAACTGGACGGCGTTGATGTTCAGTAAATACTGA
- the tpiA gene encoding triose-phosphate isomerase, with the protein MRKKIVAGNWKMNNDLEAGKKLALEVLEKATGNEEAQIVLGTPFIHLTTLAVSVVGQKGIEVAAQNCSDKASGAYTGEVSAEMIKSTGVNYVILGHSERREYFNETNEQLAAKLDLALANDLTPIFCCGEPLEIREADTQYDYVKKQLTESLFHLSAEDFAKISIAYEPIWAIGTGKTATSAQAQEMHAELRSHLASQFGQAAADACPILYGGSCKPSNAKEIFEGPDVDGGLIGGASLNADDFLAIVNAF; encoded by the coding sequence ATGAGAAAGAAAATAGTAGCGGGAAATTGGAAAATGAACAATGACCTGGAAGCGGGCAAAAAATTGGCGCTAGAAGTACTGGAAAAAGCCACAGGCAACGAAGAGGCACAAATCGTGTTGGGTACGCCTTTCATTCATTTGACTACCTTGGCAGTATCTGTCGTAGGCCAAAAGGGAATCGAAGTGGCAGCTCAAAACTGTAGCGACAAGGCGTCTGGTGCTTATACAGGAGAGGTCTCTGCCGAAATGATTAAATCTACAGGAGTCAACTATGTGATTCTGGGGCATAGCGAGAGACGAGAATATTTCAACGAAACCAACGAGCAGCTGGCTGCTAAATTGGATTTGGCATTAGCCAATGACTTGACTCCTATCTTTTGCTGTGGAGAACCGTTGGAAATTAGAGAAGCTGATACGCAGTACGACTATGTGAAAAAACAATTGACCGAGAGTCTATTTCATTTATCTGCTGAAGATTTTGCTAAAATATCTATTGCATACGAACCAATTTGGGCGATTGGTACGGGCAAAACAGCCACTTCGGCACAAGCACAAGAAATGCACGCAGAATTGAGAAGCCACTTGGCGAGCCAGTTTGGTCAGGCAGCAGCGGACGCTTGCCCGATCCTATACGGCGGTAGCTGCAAGCCTTCCAACGCGAAGGAGATATTTGAAGGGCCAGACGTAGACGGCGGACTGATCGGAGGCGCTTCTTTGAATGCAGATGACTTCCTAGCGATTGTCAACGCGTTCTGA